The Nitratidesulfovibrio sp. SRB-5 genome includes a window with the following:
- a CDS encoding DMT family transporter, whose translation MTTPHDSPPGDTTAAQGAPTDITPGTGGAGPVGDCASAPSASAPPAPDVSASATPVAAGQRPDQRKAYLYGIATVAIWSTVATAFKLALRQLDPLQLLLVSTAVSLLVLAAILLVRHGFGGLARELAAAPRRELLRAALLGVLNPFAYYIVLFKAYALLPAQVAQPVNYTWAITLTLLSVPLLGHKVTRRELLAVAVSYAGVVVIATRGDVAALAGGNVTGVALALVSTVIWALYWIGNARSPLEPVLGLFCNFAAGLPLVLAATCIFSTLPLGAELWPGLAAAAYVGAFEMGIAFVFWLKAMRLTESAARIGNLIFFSPFLSLVFIALLLGERILPTTLAGLVLIVAGNLLQRRG comes from the coding sequence ATGACCACTCCTCACGACAGTCCGCCTGGCGACACGACCGCTGCGCAGGGCGCTCCGACCGACATCACACCCGGCACCGGGGGTGCCGGACCTGTCGGCGATTGCGCGTCCGCACCGTCCGCATCCGCCCCGCCTGCGCCTGACGTCTCCGCCTCTGCCACGCCTGTCGCTGCCGGACAGCGCCCCGACCAGCGCAAGGCCTACCTGTACGGCATCGCCACGGTGGCCATCTGGTCCACGGTGGCCACGGCCTTCAAGCTGGCACTGCGCCAGCTGGATCCGTTGCAGTTGCTGCTGGTGTCCACGGCGGTGTCGCTGCTGGTGCTGGCCGCCATCCTGCTGGTCCGCCACGGATTCGGGGGGCTGGCCCGTGAACTGGCGGCCGCGCCCCGGCGCGAACTGCTGCGGGCCGCGCTGCTGGGCGTGCTGAACCCCTTCGCCTACTACATCGTGCTGTTCAAGGCGTACGCCCTGCTGCCCGCGCAGGTGGCCCAGCCGGTGAACTACACCTGGGCCATCACCCTGACGCTGCTTTCCGTGCCGCTGCTGGGGCACAAGGTGACCCGGCGCGAGTTGCTGGCCGTGGCCGTGAGCTATGCCGGGGTGGTGGTCATCGCCACGCGGGGCGACGTGGCCGCGCTGGCCGGGGGCAACGTGACCGGGGTGGCGCTGGCGCTGGTGAGCACGGTGATCTGGGCGCTGTACTGGATAGGCAACGCGCGCAGTCCGCTGGAACCGGTGCTGGGGTTGTTCTGCAATTTTGCCGCCGGGTTGCCGCTGGTGCTGGCGGCCACGTGCATCTTTTCGACGCTGCCGCTGGGGGCGGAACTGTGGCCGGGGCTTGCCGCCGCCGCGTACGTGGGGGCGTTCGAGATGGGCATTGCCTTCGTGTTCTGGCTGAAGGCCATGCGGCTGACGGAGTCTGCGGCGCGCATCGGCAACCTGATCTTCTTTTCGCCGTTTCTGTCGCTGGTGTTCATTGCGCTGCTGCTGGGCGAGCGGATACTGCCCACCACGTTGGCGGGGCTGGTACTGATCGTGGCGGGCAACCTGTTGCAGCGCCGGGGGTAG